The Syngnathus scovelli strain Florida chromosome 7, RoL_Ssco_1.2, whole genome shotgun sequence DNA window TCCAGGCAATGGCATTCTTAGCCCAAAATGTTTCCATAGCGACAAGGGACAAACAGCACCAAATGAAATGAGTAGCTTGTCTGATTTGTATTGGTAGCtgtcttattttctttttacaccGCAATGAAATCAGTGACCCTGAAACCATCAAAGCAATCGAACTACTATTTTTTGCACATGCATTTAGTGTTGTGAGACCTACAATGCTCCTCAGCTTGTCCTCCCCACTGCTGAAAGTGACAGCCAACATAGAAGCACACTCTTCGGCATAAAAGGGCATCCTGCCATTCTCGTCAACAGCTCCTGCATTcaaaacaatacaatataaCAACTAGCTTGGGGACATTCTAAATAACGACTTGCAAAAATGTATACTATTTTTACCAATGGTGATCGTGTAGATGGAGTTGGCATAACCATCATAATTGCAGTTGTCATTATATTGACCTCCATTGCCACTGGCTACCACAAAGACGCTTCCAAAGCCACGTCTTCCTGCAATGACGCCGTGCTGAAGTGCAgcctgtgaagaaaaaaaagatcaaacttACCAACTATGAGCTATGAAACGACATGAAAGCTTGCAATGAAAATATTGAGGTGTATTGCCCCCTGCAGGACAAAAAGAACACTCAAATAACATTCTCACTTTGCCCAAGGGGTGGGGCCCATCCACAGTGCGTCCATCATCATCAGGACCCCAACTAGGAGAAAACACAATTGACATTACTGTCACAATGTGTGATAGATTGATTTAAcaggttttgaaaatgacacaaaCTTGACAAAAGTAACACTTGTGTGTTACCTGCAGCTGTAGATGTCGTTGATTTGATAGTGCTTGTTGAAGGCTATGGCCTCAAGGCTATCTGTCAGGGGGCCATCCAGGACCCTTATACCTGGGGATGAACGAGATTGATGTTACAGCTGATAGCTCAGTCAACGCATTTCAATGGAGCGTTCatcacaaaatacatttttactaTGTACCTGCCACCTTACTGCCATACGCCACACCCACAGCACAAAAGCTGTTGTTTGGAACTGCAGCGATCTCGCCGGCACATCGAGTACCGTGGTGGTTGTCGTTGTGGACGTCTGAGTGGGGCATAGGGTCTGGGTCATTGGAGTTCAGATCATAGCTGCCCTCGGGACTCTATTTGGGTAGATATGTAATCGTTTGAATATTCCTTCTTATAATTCTCTTGAAATGACTGTTAATGGAATGCATGAAGAGTGACTTACATAATTGGCTCTTATATCTTGATGGGTGTGTTGCACCCCGTCGTCTACCACCACCACGGTGACCCCTTGGCCGGTAATGTTGCGTTCCCAAATTCCCGTCACGTTGATGTCCATGTCCTTATTAACATGATTGTGCTTCAATGTAGCCATATTATTATAAAGGGGAGGACAGAGATTAAAGTTGTTACATTGTTTATACAGAACAGGTTATTGATCATACAGTAAAACTAGGCCTTACCAGGTGCCACTGTTTAGGGTAGTGAGGGTCATTAAAAGCCATAGATCTTTTCGAACGGCTGAGTATCCTCTCTTGGGAGTACCAAAGGACATTTGGGTGGTTTGCCAGCACATTCGAAGCTTGGGGGTTATTCCTCCAAATATTACCACCAAGTTGAGAAGAACACAGCATGTAGTGGCCCTCGAGCTGTCCAATCTGACCTTGGTTGTGCAGCCCAGCCTGTTCTGCCACCTGGAATGGTGAAAGTAGAGATGATGTGCACAAGGAGATCAATGTTGAGCTCATCCCACACCCGACAAGTTCAAAGTGTGCATAAAGCACAGTACCTGGTTGGCAATTACATCAAGTTCCTCTGATTCCTCAATATGCAGATCAACATGGAGACGGACAGCCCATGACTGACCTGGACCGCAGGATGGCGACGAAGTCGAATGGGGAAAAGGCAATGACGGAGCGACAGAAGGTAGATGTGTCAGAAGTAAAAAAGCAAACGATGAGAGAAACAGGAGAAGAATGAATGAGGTGACGTGTCGAGTTGCCATCACAACAATGGATGACAACAAAAGCCACCTGGGCGAGCCTTCATCTGAACATCAATCTGAACGTGAGAAAAAGACAGCAAAAGTTTGGTTAGTGGTGATTTGAAAATAAGTGCTGGGTCAGCATACAGCATTTCTGTGCGGTTTCCTCTTACAAATTTAACCCTGTAAGATTTACCCTGTGTTTAGCGTTGTATCTGATCATCAGCACATTCCGAAGGAGCCCAATCGTGATCTTAATCATTTAAAACCTGCGATAGGTCGGGAAACTTTTAAAACATAAAGGAAGACGACCATTCTAGGACCATCGAGTTATATCGAGATTGTACTAGTTCTTCAACTGTATACGCGGTACATTTATCAAGCAAAGGCTTCATAACAAGTTGTCGTTAAAAATATCCCGTATCAGATAATTACAGTCACAGACAGGATATGATTTTTATGTGCTGTTTTGAATTGCTTTGAGGCTACGTAGGTCAAACCGATACTGTATATCTAGCTTATTTCTTTAGCCGATTACTGTATAATTTGGTATTGTACGTAAGGTAAGAAGTAAAATAACAGGTTAGACAGCTAACAGTGGTAAGCAAActcgtttttctttttcaaataatTGTCTGGTCTTAATGCGGAAGTTATCAGCAATGTAGCAATACAGTGTAATAGATCGGGCGTCTATTTCCTGTCTTTTAGTAAATAAAGGAATACTcgacattgtgttttaaaatttaaaaggGTCTGTCGTTAAATACCTTGAAATGCGACTCGTTCTCATGTGCCTCTGGTGAAATTTGTGAAAACTACTGTATAAACTCTATGACGTGctgtttgagtcacttccgcaaTACGTCAATTGGTCACTGCTTGTGCGTATGACGTCATTGGGTTGCGCTTCAGAAACACGTTAGAATccccaaattgttttttttttctaaatgtatttttgaccATATAATTTGTGACACTACTAGTAATAATTTCATCTACTCGTGTATGTAatccatatatttatttttattattgataATTATTTCCTGCTCTTTAACATATTCTGCAAACCTTTCATTTACTAtcaaattcagtttttttttaggaaataaAAAGACCACATTTTTCTAAAGCATTTAACGTTGCATCTGTGAATATGCTATTTAGCCAATAGTATtatataattaattaaaaaaaaagtcaatgccTGTTACACAGTTGCTGAAGTGAAACAATACATATTCAATGCAACTGGGATGATGTGGTTCAgtaaaaaaacaatatatatatatatatatatataacaatatatatatatatatatatatatatatatatatatatatatatatatatatatatatatatatatatatatatatatatatatatatatatatatatatatatatatcatttatAACTAAGCAGAAAATGGGTAATGGTTCATTGTGTTTTTGAgccattataaaaaaataacctTGCAAGGGTACATATTGTTTTAAATGACACTTTTTTCCTTTATTattaatcaaacattttgtgggCAAATTCCAAATGTTTatccagttaaaaaaaacatccaataaTGAATCGCATGTGGGATGCATGCAACATTTTTCTGAAACAATTTGTGTAAAATGCTTATGTTGTTGTGTTTTAAAGTGATAAAAATCTCACCAACTTCAAATTCTTTTTGATCAgtaaataagaaaaatatttaTAGACTGGGGTTATATACTCTGCCGAACTTCATAACGACAAAATCACTCCATCAGATATTGCAATTAAAACTATATCAAATGAATTCTTGGGGTGTTATAAATGCgccatttgaaataaataactGGCCAACTGACTAAAAGCCTTAAAGGTTTTAGATTGACATTTAAAATACAATATCGATGATGTGCAATAATGCGGACTTTCTTTGCAACAATAACAAAATGTGGTGTACTGTCCTtcagaacaaaataaaaatctgtcAAACTAATGTTATGTACAATAGATACACTTAAGATTAGAGTACAATGAGTGACATCAAATACTGACAAGGTGTTCAGCAGCTTCAAGCAAAACAAATTACGAGGTGATATAAGACATGTTAAGCTTACATAGTTTTCCTTAAGAATTCTTTGGCGGAGTTTGCGAAATAGTGTATTTTAATAAATGTCATTATATAATGTTCAGTAGTTTCATTCATTAAATCCGTCGGAATACTTTTCACGAGTACAGCTACACGCGAGCGCGCAAACAAACGCAGACATGCTGACATCTCATTCCTTTTTCGTCATAAGCAACAAAGAGTAGATCTAAAAACACACATTAAAACCACACACAGTTAATCATGCCATTGCACACGGTGTCAATTATGGCTCCCTAAACATTGTAAACATCCAGGTCAGTTCATTGCATCAAGCTCTGTAATATTTTTCTCTTGGGTTACCATCTAATAAATATCTGTTTCTAATCAAGTATTTATTATAAATTGAAATCATATATAGATGCTGAAAGCTATTTGTTTCCCTTTTTCAGCCTTTGTTTATATAAGGCTGATCTGCATAGTAGCCTGCATGAAACAGGAACCATttgattaatatttattttaccaTCACAAGCCTGTCTGTGCTTAGTTCTCGGACACACCTAGTGTCTTTCAAGTATTTTCGTTTCCTTGCAAATAAATCTtcaattatttttgctttgccgcacagacggctTCCTGTCAATAAGCGATAGCAAAGCAGTTTCTCTTAGCATCGCCACGACATCCAGCCATAACATTTTACAGTACAGTACAACAATAAATGGAGTGGTCTCGTTCCCAAATCAAAGTGTGTATTAGATTGAGGTCATTATGACTTCGGCCAACTATTTGCAtgtgatgaattggaaatgGGAATACAAGGCTCCATGTTAACCCAGCTAATTTGAGGGCTCCATGATTCCCATAGTCTTCTGGTTCACCAGCTCATTTAAGAAGTGATATGTCATCAGAGAAGTCCCCCTGTGGGTGAAGGCAGCGAGCAAAGCGCCACTGGCACACCATGAGACACAATGGCAACATGAAGAGAGCACAGATACCCGCCATGATGTAGGCAATAGTCATGAGAGTGGACTCGTCCGTCTGGGGGATGTTGTAGCCGCAGTCTTCCAGATCAATACCGTAGAACGGGCCTTCCACAGAGGCTGTGCGAAACTCGTCATGAACTGGAAATGGCAGAGTGGGGTGGGTTGTgattaggaggaaaaaaaataaaagctcacAGACAAAAAAGGTGGTGAAGTACCTTTTTTGCAACCATAATCCTTTAATACAAT harbors:
- the pcsk7 gene encoding proprotein convertase subtilisin/kexin type 7, whose product is MATRHVTSFILLLFLSSFAFLLLTHLPSVAPSLPFPHSTSSPSCGPGQSWAVRLHVDLHIEESEELDVIANQVAEQAGLHNQGQIGQLEGHYMLCSSQLGGNIWRNNPQASNVLANHPNVLWYSQERILSRSKRSMAFNDPHYPKQWHLHNHVNKDMDINVTGIWERNITGQGVTVVVVDDGVQHTHQDIRANYSPEGSYDLNSNDPDPMPHSDVHNDNHHGTRCAGEIAAVPNNSFCAVGVAYGSKVAGIRVLDGPLTDSLEAIAFNKHYQINDIYSCSWGPDDDGRTVDGPHPLGKAALQHGVIAGRRGFGSVFVVASGNGGQYNDNCNYDGYANSIYTITIGAVDENGRMPFYAEECASMLAVTFSSGEDKLRSIVTSDWFMQQGTGCTERHTGTSAAAPLAAGMVALMLQVRPCLTWRDVQHIIAFTATKCDNSSDWRENGAGFHHSHQHGFGLLNAWKLVNAAKVWESVPFLVSYQSSVIAEKVSIPSYPEEMLRTWTVTAADLALSGMQTLEHVAVTVTITHPCRGNLEIVLFCPSGISSVIGARRAIDRDSAGYQDWTFSTVRCWGERADGQYRLKISDHKEPSSQVCANVGKLEQWKLTLYGSSMTFKEVKDRQTLVEDAMSGKYLDSNFSLPCSPGLDIPSEVISPFTSSSLRFLLLLGCFALFWSLYYIMEAAIAHLDMRGLQCLPWRQAGRNVRNERGGRGLEEALDEENGGEEEREPEAELHTVLDSEAKMPLIDREMLTM